The Pseudodesulfovibrio cashew genomic sequence CCATCCGGACCTTCTTCGCCAAGGTGGCCGGGGTGAGGACCACCGAGCGCACGGACGAGGCCGACGTCATCCAGACCCGCCACCGCATCCCGGAGACGCCCCTGACCGAAGACCAGATCATGGTCTACCAGGTGCCCATCCCGGAGCCCCTGCGCTGGATGGAGCCGCGCGAGACCGAGACCCGGACCATGCACGCCCTGGAGGAGTACGGCGTCATGCACGTCCAGCTCTACGAGGACATCGCCCGCCACGGGCGCATCGCCACCAACTACATGTATCCGGTGGCGGTCAACGGTCGCTACGTCATGAGCCCCTCGCCCATCCCCAAATTCGACAACCCCAAGCTGCACCAGAGCCCGGCCCTGCACCTCTTCGGCGCGGGCCGCGAGAAACGCATCTACGCCGTGCCGCCCTACACCGACGTGAAGAGCCTCGACTTCGAGGACCATCCCTTCGAGGTGGAGAAGTGGGACGAGAGCTGCGCCCTGTGCGGCGCCGAGGACAGCTACCTGGACGAGGTCATCCTGGATGACCGGGGCGGGCGCATGTTCGTCT encodes the following:
- a CDS encoding alpha-D-ribose 1-methylphosphonate 5-phosphate C-P-lyase PhnJ translates to MSFQEEPAHCGAAVRDEYNFAYLDEQTKRMIRRALLKAVAVPGYQVPFAGREMPMPYGWGTGGIQVSASILGPNDVFKVIDQGADDTTNAVSIRTFFAKVAGVRTTERTDEADVIQTRHRIPETPLTEDQIMVYQVPIPEPLRWMEPRETETRTMHALEEYGVMHVQLYEDIARHGRIATNYMYPVAVNGRYVMSPSPIPKFDNPKLHQSPALHLFGAGREKRIYAVPPYTDVKSLDFEDHPFEVEKWDESCALCGAEDSYLDEVILDDRGGRMFVCSDTDYCTRRRKAGHLGPMGTRDEFSELTDSKD